Proteins encoded within one genomic window of Panicum virgatum strain AP13 chromosome 1N, P.virgatum_v5, whole genome shotgun sequence:
- the LOC120654253 gene encoding uncharacterized protein LOC120654253 — protein MPPRIAAMATAASALVEPLPPPHPEPNQPRSRLHLAPRKLTDLFLAAHDRRNAAAAAQYHCRTPAAVEPPPRTTSSRSKATYRIVAEDVVSELVVKSRTNNTGPGKSS, from the exons atgccgcctcgcatcgccgccatggccactgCCGCCTCTGCTCTCGTCGAGCCCCTTCCTCCACCCCACCCCGAACCAAACCAACCCCGCAGCCGGCTTCACCTCGCCCCCAGGAAGCTCACCGACCTTTTCCTCGCCGCTCACgaccgccggaacgccgccgcagcggcacAGTACCACTGCCggacgccggccgccgtggaACCGCCACCACGGACCACCTCCTCGCGCTCCAAGGCCACCTACAG AATCGTAGCCGAGGACGTCGTCTCTGAGTTGGTCGTGAAGTCCAGAACCAACAATACAGGACCAGGAAAAAGTTCGTGA
- the LOC120653764 gene encoding probable NOT transcription complex subunit VIP2, protein MELRHKEQLHENVPVMQTQQYPMARSVGFNLGSSYPPNRQQHQHGVNSVQNAGTQNIGLRPLNQAPPSLAPYDQILQQYQQPQTQNPFRMQQMPSAAHSFRDQIQKIQGGTSPPDPYGLLGLLGVIRMNDAYALA, encoded by the exons ATGGAGTTGCGTCATAAGGAACAACTTCATGAGAATGTACCTGTAATGCAAACACAGCAGTACCCT ATGGCAAGGTCAGTTGGCTTTAATTTAGGAAGTAGCTACCCACCAAATCGTCAGCAACACCAGCACGGTGTTAACTCC GTCCAGAATGCTGGAACTCAAAATATTGGACTAAGACCACTCAATCAAGCTCCTCCTAGTTTGGCACCATACGATCAAATTTTGCAGCAATACCAGCAGCCGCAGACTCAAAATCCTTTCAGGATGCAGCAGATGCCTTCAGCTGCACATTCATTTCGGGATCAGATTCAAAAGATTCAGGGGGGGACGTCACCACCTGATCCATATGGCTTGTTAGGATTACTGGGAGTTATAAGGATGAATGATgctt acgcattagcttaa
- the LOC120653765 gene encoding rRNA 2'-O-methyltransferase fibrillarin-like translates to MHGKFGSRGGARGPGEGGSGGRGGGGALGQPRAGGSGLRGLRGGRDGLRGVRPRGIRKLWTRAANRSGLLDGSKRVELASQGTPGHSGSRRGGGLEVRGRRRDHEGRGADRGGYRPRRPRRGLHGPGEGERRSSRGRGGCSGPGRPEQGRRRSRSGA, encoded by the coding sequence ATGCACGGGAAGTTtggcagcaggggcggcgccaggGGCCCCGGGGAAGGTGGATctggcggccggggcggcggcggcgccctggggcAGCCACGCGCCGGGGGCAGCGGCCTGCGCGGCCTACGCGGCGGGCGCGAtggcctgcgcggcgtgcgccCACGCGGCATCCGTAAACTCTGGACTCGTGCAGCGAACCGCAGCGGTCTGCTCGATGGCAGCAAGCGTGTCGAGCTCGCGTCGCAGGGCACGCCAGGCCACAGCGGCAGTCGCAGGGGCGGGGGCCTTGAAGTTCGCGGGAGGCGCAGGGACCACGAAGGTCGCGGGGCCGACCGCGGGGGCTACAGGCCGAGGAGGCCCAGGCGCGGGCTGCACGGCCCCGGCGAAGGCGagcgccgcagcagcaggggcCGCGGGGGCTGCAGCGGCCCAGGTCGCCCGGAACAGGGGAGGCGCAGGAGCAGAAGCGGCGCCTAG